A single region of the Liolophura sinensis isolate JHLJ2023 chromosome 9, CUHK_Ljap_v2, whole genome shotgun sequence genome encodes:
- the LOC135475730 gene encoding cyclin-dependent kinase 11B-like, producing the protein MSDEESDQSVYEQGELKSSPERDDEDNESQLSLSVHSPEAIEEVEELDDRLENIEDADELEIKPPQNSAIRKERSHKRKRKDKQKDKPRERHRSERERLGPIERDRSREKRPRPRVEREVFREKEKDRKVRLEEESRKREESRKERERLERIERERQRERRVRDDRVKPPDRGSRKRKDDDRLAPTRETDSRRQRVVDTGSRRERSRSRERRRRDEYRREERAVKYRSPRDVGMPRGPHTPPEPPADTREEHHSDEDVILLDEGLEDMDDHDVESDAHEDDSPHVSPQHSPPNSPQHSPRHSSRHSPEHSPNEGSIKSESPSYSASGSESSASSSHGSHHSHDEPEHSHNRSAEKMRSKFDDQSESEVGSGSEGTPEQSDSNQPTYLEDTPPESPVLLKPVLPPYLPAIQGCRSVEEFHCLNRIEEGTYGVVYRARDKKTDEIVALKRLKMEKEKEGFPITSLREINTLLKAQHVNIVTVREIVVGSNMDKIYIVMDYVEHDLKSLMETMKQPFLMGEVKTLMIQLLRAVSHLHDNWILHRDLKTSNLLLSHKGILKVGDFGLAREYGSPLKQYTPIVVTLWYRAPELLLGAKEYSTAIDLWSVGCIFAEFLTMKALWPGKSEIDQINKIFKDLGTPNEKIWPGVGDLSAMKKCTFAEYPYNTLRQRFGSYLTDAGFELMNKFLTYNPVKRVTADDALKHAFFKESPQPVEPSMFPTWPAKSEQSRKHVSSPKPPSGGKAYAKLLGDQDEEAVIKAGGGFHMGSASKGASAMGPGFSLKF; encoded by the exons ATGTCTGATGAAGAGAGTGACCAGAGTGTTTATGAGCAAGGTGAGCTGAAATCCAGTCCTGAGCGGGATGATGAAGATAATGAAAGTCAGCTGTCCTTATCTGTCCACTCCCCAGAGGCAATAGAGGAAGTTGAGGAACTGGATGACAG GTTAGAGAATATCGAGGATGCCGATGAACTAGAGATTAAACCTCCACAGAACTCAGCCATTAGGAAAGAACGATCACACAAACGTAAACGGAAGGATAAGCAGAAAGACAAACCAAGAGAGAGACACAGGAGCGAGCGGGAAC GACTGGGCCCCATCGAGAGAGACAGATCAAGGGAAAAACGACCAAGGCCTCGTGTTGAGCGAGAGGTGTTCAGGGAGAAGGAGAAAGACCGGAAAGTGAGGCTAGAGGAGGAGAGCCGAAAACGAGAGGAGTCCAGGAAGGAAAG AGAGAGACTAGAACGAATTGAGCGTGAACGTCAGCGTGAGAGACGTGTTCGTGATGATAGGGTAAAGCCCCCAGATCGTGGCTCAAGGAAAAGGAAAGATGATGACAGGCTGGCACCCACCAGGG AGACAGATTCTCGGCGGCAGCGTGTTGTGGACACAGGCAGCAGAAGAGAACGAAGTCGCAGTCGCGAGAGGAGAAGGAGAGATGAATACAGGCGAGAAGAGCGAGCAGTAAAATACAGGTCCCCAAGAGATG TTGGCATGCCCCGTGGTCCCCACACTCCTCCGGAGCCCCCTGCAGACACAAGAGAGGAGCACCATTCAGATGAGGATGTCATATTGTTAGATGAGGGTCTAGAGGATATGGATGATCACGATGTAGAAAGTGACGCCCATGAAGATGACTCTCCACATGTTTCGCCACAACATTCTCCACCTAACTCGCCACAACATTCCCCACGCCATTCTTCACGACATTCACCAGAACATTCTCCAAATGAGGGTAGCATTAAGTCGGAGTCACCTTCATATTCAG CGAGTGGCTCGGAGTCCAGTGCTAGCAGTTCTCACGGATCTCATCACAGCCACGATGAACCGGAGCACTCACATAACAGATCTGCAG AAAAAATGCGGTCCAAATTTGATGACCAATCAGAATCTGAGGTTGGGAGTGGATCGGAAGGTACACCTGAGCAAAGCGACTCTAATCAGCCGACCTACCTAGAAGACACGCCCCCAGAATCTCCTGTCCTGCTCAAGCCAGTCCTGCCTCCGTACCTGCCAGCCATCCAGGGCTGCCGGAGTGTAGAAGAGTTTCACTGTCTGAACCGTATTGAGGAGGGCACCTATGGAGTGGTATATAGGGCCAGGGATAAAAAAACAG ATGAAATTGTTGctttgaaaagattgaagatggaaaaagaaaaagagggCTTTCCAATCACATCATTACGAGAGATTAACACCTTGCTGAAGGCTCAGCATGTAAACATTGTGACTGTGCGG GAGATTGTGGTGGGGAGCAACATGGACAAGATCTACATTGTCATGGACTATGTGGAGCATGACCTCAAGAGTCTCATGGAGACCATGAAGCAGCCGTTTCTCATgg GTGAAGTGAAGACACTCATGATTCAGTTGCTAAGGGCAGTTTCTCATCTACATGACAACTGGATCCTCCACAGGGACCTCAAGACGTCTAATCTTTTGCTCAGCCATAAAGGCATACTGAAG GTGGGTGACTTTGGTCTGGCTCGGGAGTATGGATCGCCCCTTAAACAGTACACCCCTATTGTCGTCACACTGTGGTATCGCGCACCAGAGCTGCTCCTGGGAGCTAAG GAGTACTCCACAGCTATTGACCTGTGGTCAGTCGGATGTATATTTGCGGAGTTTCTCACAATGAAAGCCCTTTGGCCAGGTAAATCTGAGATCGATCAAATCAACAAGATATTTAAG GATCTTGGAACTCCAAACGAGAAAATCTGGCCTGGCGTGGGCGATTTGTCAGCAATGAAGAAGTGCACTTTTGCGGAGTACCCATATAATACACTGCGACAACGTTTTGGAAGTTACCTCACTGatgctgggtttgaactcatgAACAA ATTTCTTACGTATAACCCAGTGAAGCGGGTTACAGCAGATGATGCCCTGAAGCATGCCTTTTTCAAGGAATCACCTCAGCCGGTGGAGCCATCGATGTTCCCGACGTGGCCGGCCAAGAGCGAACAGTCACGTAAACATGTCAGTTCTCCTAAACCTCCATCTGGCGGGAAGGCATACGCTAAACTACTG GGTGATCAAGATGAGGAGGCTGTTATCAAGGCTGGGGGAGGATTCCACATGGGATCAGCTTCGAAAGGGGCCTCAGCTATGGGACCTGGCTTCAGTCTGAAATTTTGA